Proteins found in one Quercus robur chromosome 2, dhQueRobu3.1, whole genome shotgun sequence genomic segment:
- the LOC126694043 gene encoding uncharacterized protein LOC126694043: MGFLLCWGLAFHGHNESQGSSDKGNFLEFMQFLGDHNESINEVLQKVPKNCKLTHYEIQKDIVNAVARETSKAIIKDLDNGFFSILVDESRDISVKEQMALAFCYVNKKGIIIERFFGIVHVASTTTLSLKYAIECLLCEYNLSLSKLCEQGYDRASNMQDDINGLKTLILKEKKSAFYVHCFAHQLQLTLVTVAKNHINIAEFFLCDDISILNMDEIFVVSGRPRCSTQQNTNLHHYCVELFYTVIDLQLQELNNCFSEANTDLLLCMACLNPSNSFVTFDKENLIRLAKFYPSDFFGTDILALDSQLQNYIFDICAVMTCF, encoded by the exons ATGGG ATTCCTTTTATGTTGGGGATTAGCTTTTCATGGTCACAATGAATCTCAAGGTTCAAGTgataaaggaaattttcttgaatttatgcaatttttgGGGGATCATAATGAATCTATCAATGAAGTGTTGCAAAAAGTTCCGAAAAATTGCAAGCTTACCCATTATGAAATTCAAAAAGACATTGTGAATGCAGTTGCACGTGAAACATCCAAAGCCATCATCAAGGATCTTGACAATGGATTCTTTTCAATATTAGTTGATGAGTCACGTGATATCTCAGTGAAAGAGCAAATGGCCCTCGCTTTTTGTTATGTGAACAAAAAAGGAATTATTATAGAGCGGTTTTTTGGTATTGTACATGTAGCAAGTACCACTACTTTGTCACTCAAATATGCTATTGAATGTTTACTTTGTGAATATAATTTGAGTTTATCGAAATTATGTGAGCAAGGTTATGACAGGGCTAGTAATATGCAAGATGATATCAATGGtcttaaaactttaattttgaaagagaaaaagtcaGCATTTTATGTCCATTGTTTTGCTCATCAACTTCAATTGACTCTTGTTACCGTTgctaaaaatcacattaacattgctgaattttttttatgtg ATGATATTTCTATCTTGAACATGGATGAAATATTTGTAGTTAGTGGGAGGCCACGATGCAGCacccaacaaaatacaaatttacatcattatTGTGTTGAGCTATTCTACACAGTCATAGATTTGCAACTTCAAGAGCTTAACAACTGTTTTTCAGAGGCGAATACCGATTTGCTACTTTGTATGGCTTGCTTGAATCCAAGTAATTCATTTGTGACTTTTGATAAGGAAAATTTGATTCGTTTAGCAAAGTTCTATCCATCTGATTTTTTTGGGACAGATATCTTGGCACTTGACTCTCAACTTCAGAATTACATTTTTGATATATGTGCAGTAATGACTTGTTTTTAG